The sequence CCGTCCCCGCATCATGCAGGGCTATCAAACAATGATGAAAAGCCTGAAAGAGTTCCAGACTCCTGCAGGTATGTGGAATCAGTTAATTGACGAACCGGACTTTTGGACTGAAACTTCCGGGTCTGCCATGTTTACCTATGCCTTTATTACTGGCGTAAAACATGGATGGTTGAATAAAAAAGAATATGCCCCGGTTGCCCACAAAGCATGGATGGCTTTGGTTTCTTATATCAATGACAAGGATGATGTAAGAGAGGTTTGCATTGGAACGAATAAAAACAAGGACAAACAATATTATTATGATCGCCCGCGTCATACAGGTGATTTCCACGGACAGGCTCCTTATCTCTGGTGCGTTTCCGCTCTTTTGGAAAAAGCAGACTGAGACAAATTGACGAAAAGTTGAACAATATTTTACCGTATTTCTTCGGTTACTTTGATCGTGATAAATCCCATTCATTAACACTGCCGGATCAGGTGATTCATTTCTGCTTCCTGATCCGGCATTGGTAGCATATAATTAAGCTTTATGAAATTAAAACTATTCGCCTTGTTAGCTGGCTCAATGATGTCGGCAAGTGTGTTTGCGCAAACCCAGGTTGTTGCCCCGGAGAAAATATGGCCGGCTGCTAAAGCCAATGCCTGGTATAAACAACAGCCCTGGCTGGTGGGTGCAGATTATATCCCTGCAAGCGCCATCAACCAGTTAGAGATGTGGCAGGGTGACACTTTTGATCCTGCGGGCATAGACAAGGAGCTGGGCTGGGCCGAAGGCATTGGCATGAATACCATGCGGGTATTTTTACATAGCCTGGCTTACCAGGCCGATCCTAAGGGCTTCAAATCGCGCGTAGACCAGTTTTTAACCATCGCTGCGAAGCACCATATCAAACCGATGTTTGTTTTTTTTGATGACTGTTGGAATAAGGTGCCCAACATAGGCAAGCAGCCTGATAAAAAGTTGGGTATCCATAATTCCGGCTGGATGCAGGACCCCGGCGACCCGGCCTACAAAGAAACTTCAAACTACCCCAGGCTTGAGGTGTATGTGAAAGATATCCTGAAAACTTTTGGTCACGATAAGCGCATATTGCTGTGGGATCTGTACAACGAACCGGGCAACAGTGGTAAGCTTGCCTCCAGCCTGCCTTTGCTCGTTAAGATATTCACCTGGGCGCGTGAGGTGAATCCTGAACAGCCCATCACAGCAGGCGTCTGGAAATGGGATGAAAAAGCGAGAGAACTGAGCAAGTTTCAATTGGCTAACTCTGACGTTGTTTCTTATCATTGCTATGATGGTCCCGATCAGCATCTACGTACCATTCAGCTGCTGAAGATGTATGGCAGGCCGGTACTTTGTACTGAATATATGGCCCGGACACGCAATAGTACTTTTATCAACTCACTGGGTATCCTGAAAAAAGAGCAGGTGGCAGCCATCAACTGGGGCCTGGTAGATGGTAAAACCAATACCAAATATGCCTGGGACACTCCACTGGCCGATGGCAGCGAACCGAAAGAATGGTTTCATGAGGTTTTCAGGGCCGATGGCACACCCTACAAAAAGGAAGAAACAGATCTGATAAAGAAACTGACTGGTGAAAAATCAGTGACTGAAACGGCATCAGGTAAGTAGAAACATTTCCTGAAGGCCCCTCCTATCCGATCAGGGACATAAGGGATAATAGATACAAGCTCGTTTTAAATCTGATGCCTGAAAAAGATTATCATAACCGTTTTATGATGAATCCCAATGACAAGAATTTATGGCATAGTTGGTTACAAAAAGCAGCAACTGCTCCCGAAGCAAAAAAGCTGACAGATAGAATCGTGAAAAGGCCGCCGGTAGAATTCTACGACCTTGAAAACGATCCCTATGAATTAAACAACCTGGCAGACGATCCTTCTTATCAGCAAAAGATCAATGATTATAGGGTGAAACTGAAAGCATGGATGAAACAGCAGGGCGACACCGGGGCGGATATGGACATAAACCATCACAAAAAGGAACAACATTAATGATTATCAAACAACTTTTCATTGTCGGTCATGTTCTTATCAATGAAGAGTAAATGGGGGTCCAGTACGATCTTCGAAGGTTTTTGCGGAACAGATAGTTGCAGCGTTGCCTGTGCTGAATTGATCTTAATCTTTTTTAAGAGCACAAGATGCTCTTTCCCGTGTACATCCTTCGTAAATACGCCCAGTTCAATCCAATCATTAATGGCTGTAGCTTTTTCATTGCCCAGACTGTCCATTTGTATCTTTTTCATATCCAGCGTCGCTGTCACTGAATACTGTTTTTCAGATATCTTTTCATAGTCCGCATGGCGCAATTTGTTGTCATACAGTATAACGGAGGCAAACAAGTCCCGGATAATATATTGCATGCTGTCGGGCGTAACTTCCCTGAAGTAACCCAGCAGGTCGTTTGTAGTGGGATACCGGTCAGTATGTTTCTTTTTCAACCCGGTATAGCTATTCCAATCCCTGATAAAACGCTGTAACGCGCTGTTGACGCTATCTTCAGAGATATAGTATTGCAATGCATGCAGGTTGATCATCCCCTTTCTGTAGTGGATATATTCCTGTCCGGATCCTACTAATGAAAGTGGGGTTTCATGAGTATCGTCACCGGACCTGCTTTTTAAATACTGTCCCATATTCCATCTCAGCAATTTGTTAACCTTTTCCGCAGAGAATTCCTTTTTAAACACCATAAGGGCCGAATACTGAGCCAAGGATTCTGAGAGCATCGTTTTCCCCTGGACATTCGCCGGGTTCACCTGGTCACCCCACCATTGATGAGCCATCTCATGAGCTGCGATATAAAAAGGCATATCCATATCTGTTTCATCATCAATGTCCATGACAAACCCAACATTCTCAGCAAGTGATATGAGTCCGGGGAAAGATTGACCTCTTCCGCTATAAAGCGGCGTTTCTGCGATCCGCATCTGTTGATATTGATAGGGAGCAAAGTTC is a genomic window of Paraflavitalea devenefica containing:
- a CDS encoding glycoside hydrolase 5 family protein, which gives rise to MKLKLFALLAGSMMSASVFAQTQVVAPEKIWPAAKANAWYKQQPWLVGADYIPASAINQLEMWQGDTFDPAGIDKELGWAEGIGMNTMRVFLHSLAYQADPKGFKSRVDQFLTIAAKHHIKPMFVFFDDCWNKVPNIGKQPDKKLGIHNSGWMQDPGDPAYKETSNYPRLEVYVKDILKTFGHDKRILLWDLYNEPGNSGKLASSLPLLVKIFTWAREVNPEQPITAGVWKWDEKARELSKFQLANSDVVSYHCYDGPDQHLRTIQLLKMYGRPVLCTEYMARTRNSTFINSLGILKKEQVAAINWGLVDGKTNTKYAWDTPLADGSEPKEWFHEVFRADGTPYKKEETDLIKKLTGEKSVTETASGK